One region of Gilliamella sp. ESL0405 genomic DNA includes:
- a CDS encoding ABC transporter substrate-binding protein — protein sequence MKRYFLLFVMLIIAPFFSSANTVKNVAITAIVEHPSLDQIRDGVKDELVESGFKLDQDLKVQYKSAQGSSATAAQIARQFVAAKPDVIVAIATPSAQATAAATKQIPVVFAGITDPIAAKLIKDWQPSGTNITGVSDYQEIVPQVDFMKKIVPNVKSVGYIYSPNEINSTVVLKNLQAELTKHNIALVAVPAQRTADISTAANTLKGKVDLIYTTTDNNVVSAYDSLVKFANENKIPLLASFPDAIERGAVAAYGMSYYDVGRQSGKLVVRILKGEKAGDIKPEIGEALRLVINTQAAKKQGITLSPQIIESAYKVIGDN from the coding sequence ATGAAACGTTATTTTTTATTGTTTGTTATGTTAATCATTGCGCCATTTTTCAGTTCGGCAAATACGGTTAAAAATGTCGCTATAACGGCGATTGTTGAACACCCTTCGTTAGATCAGATTCGTGATGGCGTTAAAGACGAATTAGTAGAAAGTGGCTTTAAATTAGACCAAGATCTAAAAGTTCAATATAAAAGTGCGCAAGGAAGTAGCGCTACCGCAGCCCAAATAGCCAGACAATTTGTTGCAGCTAAACCCGATGTAATTGTCGCAATCGCAACGCCAAGTGCTCAAGCTACTGCGGCGGCAACGAAACAAATTCCGGTTGTTTTTGCTGGGATCACCGATCCGATAGCGGCAAAATTAATAAAAGATTGGCAACCAAGTGGCACCAATATTACGGGCGTGTCGGATTATCAAGAAATTGTGCCACAGGTCGATTTCATGAAAAAAATTGTCCCTAACGTTAAATCAGTTGGGTATATTTATAGCCCAAACGAAATTAACTCCACTGTCGTATTAAAAAATTTACAAGCTGAGTTAACTAAACACAATATCGCTTTAGTCGCCGTGCCAGCACAACGAACAGCCGATATTTCAACTGCTGCAAATACCCTAAAAGGTAAAGTTGATCTTATCTATACGACCACTGATAATAATGTGGTTTCTGCTTATGATTCTTTAGTAAAATTCGCTAATGAAAATAAAATTCCATTGTTAGCATCTTTCCCCGATGCGATTGAACGTGGTGCCGTTGCGGCATACGGCATGAGTTATTATGATGTTGGGCGTCAATCCGGGAAACTTGTTGTGCGGATTTTGAAAGGCGAAAAAGCTGGCGATATCAAACCAGAAATAGGTGAAGCATTACGCCTTGTTATAAATACCCAAGCGGCGAAAAAACAAGGGATCACTCTTTCTCCCCAAATTATCGAGTCGGCTTATAAAGTCATTGGCGATAACTAA